In a single window of the Ruminococcus albus 7 = DSM 20455 genome:
- a CDS encoding spore germination protein has protein sequence MKIPDQGQIHSELLRTDLNTNLELIRNAVGNTADLNTITISMGKTECAVLSVEGMASSQLLAELVYAPMTEFSEEERTAAEVADFLEKRSLMTSDRQIVTDIGTLSELLFSGFAAILTDSVPRAVCLGIQGFEKRTVSSPETEQTISGARDSFTETLRTNMSLVRRRLKTADLRFEIMQVGKLSKTDVCIAHIHGRAEPKTAEEIKQKLLSIELDTILNAGYLMPFIDNSYSRSVFPAVTVTERPDTACAALNEGKILVIIDGTPGCILLPAVFADNFRTMDDYCEKPYYAAFSRWIKYISFLLAVLLPGLYTALVMFHPEVFPLKLLLNLAAAEVATPYPPTVEMLLLMVLFEIMREAGVRLPRSVGGAVSIVGGLIIGDAAVKSGMVSQPLLIVVGMTATASFVLPSLYPAISVLRLVFILAGGLGGLYGIAVAAALLSFNISAVEQYNAPYTSPLLPLQPHGITDIFSRAGFRELAKRHSTVTGRR, from the coding sequence ATGAAAATACCAGATCAGGGACAAATACACAGCGAGCTGCTTCGGACAGACCTTAATACGAACCTTGAACTCATCAGGAACGCAGTTGGCAACACCGCCGACCTTAACACGATCACCATATCAATGGGCAAAACCGAGTGCGCCGTATTATCAGTGGAGGGCATGGCTTCTTCTCAGCTTTTGGCTGAACTTGTATACGCGCCCATGACAGAATTTTCCGAAGAAGAACGAACAGCCGCCGAGGTAGCAGATTTTCTTGAGAAACGAAGCCTGATGACATCCGACAGACAGATCGTCACGGATATAGGCACACTTTCAGAACTGCTGTTTTCGGGATTTGCGGCGATACTCACCGACAGCGTGCCGCGGGCTGTCTGCCTTGGGATACAGGGATTTGAGAAGCGTACAGTATCATCGCCCGAAACCGAGCAGACTATCAGCGGCGCCCGTGACAGCTTCACCGAAACATTGCGCACTAATATGTCCCTTGTAAGGCGAAGGCTCAAAACCGCCGATCTTCGTTTTGAGATAATGCAGGTCGGAAAACTCTCAAAGACCGATGTATGTATCGCACATATCCATGGTCGGGCAGAGCCGAAGACCGCAGAAGAAATAAAGCAGAAACTGTTGTCCATAGAATTGGACACTATCCTGAATGCAGGATACCTTATGCCTTTTATTGATAACAGCTACAGCCGTTCTGTATTTCCTGCAGTAACAGTGACAGAACGTCCCGACACTGCCTGTGCCGCCCTGAACGAGGGTAAAATTTTGGTCATTATCGACGGCACGCCCGGTTGTATACTGCTGCCTGCGGTATTCGCGGATAATTTCAGAACAATGGATGATTATTGTGAAAAGCCTTATTATGCGGCATTTTCGAGGTGGATAAAGTATATATCATTTCTGTTGGCAGTGCTGCTGCCCGGTCTTTATACCGCCCTTGTAATGTTCCACCCAGAAGTATTCCCGCTGAAACTGCTGCTCAACCTTGCCGCAGCCGAGGTAGCGACCCCATATCCGCCTACGGTGGAAATGCTGCTGCTAATGGTATTATTCGAGATAATGCGCGAGGCAGGTGTACGTCTGCCGCGGTCAGTAGGCGGTGCTGTATCCATCGTGGGCGGACTTATCATCGGTGATGCAGCTGTTAAAAGCGGCATGGTATCCCAACCGCTGCTGATAGTCGTCGGCATGACTGCGACGGCATCATTCGTGCTGCCATCCCTTTACCCTGCAATATCCGTACTGCGGCTGGTTTTTATCCTGGCAGGCGGACTGGGCGGACTCTACGGCATAGCTGTTGCTGCCGCTCTCCTTTCGTTCAATATCTCTGCAGTTGAACAGTACAACGCCCCATACACTTCCCCCTTGCTGCCTTTGCAGCCTCACGGTATTACCGACATATTCTCACGTGCAGGTTTCCGCGAGCTTGCGAAACGACATTCAACTGTAACGGGAAGAAGATAG
- a CDS encoding NAD(P) transhydrogenase subunit alpha translates to MAIGEILLLVFVFVIAGFLGVELISKVPSQLHTPLMSGTNAISGITIVGAISATAVALHTDGMVSNICGFAAIVLATINVIGGYLVTDRMLGMFKKKGDDKK, encoded by the coding sequence ATGGCGATAGGAGAAATTCTGCTCCTGGTATTCGTATTTGTAATTGCCGGATTTTTGGGAGTTGAGCTGATATCCAAAGTCCCCTCACAGCTGCATACGCCCCTTATGTCGGGTACAAATGCGATATCGGGCATAACGATAGTAGGTGCCATATCTGCAACAGCAGTAGCGCTCCACACAGACGGTATGGTAAGCAATATTTGCGGTTTTGCAGCAATAGTACTGGCTACCATAAACGTTATCGGAGGTTATCTTGTAACAGACAGGATGCTTGGAATGTTTAAGAAAAAGGGGGACGATAAGAAGTGA
- a CDS encoding NAD(P) transhydrogenase subunit alpha, protein MKKILVCRETDERETRVSLIPDDIKRLISMGYEVKVTRGAGEKSGFNDEAYEKAGAVLVSSNEAGYEGSEIILRIMKPESAAGIPSGALHLSYLDPFNEKELLNDFAKSCVQAVSLEMIPRTTLAQKMDVQSSQTSLAGYTAVVNAAAKLPKILPMMVTPSGTIQPARVFIIGVGVAGLQAIATAKRLGARVDAFDTRPVVEEQVKSLGASFVKIDLGEMGQTDQGYAKELTPEQIAKQQEAQAKVCERSDIVITTAKVFGRKAPRLIGKDVLDRMKKGAIVVDMAVSTGGNVEGSKLFEDVVTENGVTIMCGDMLERQVPYDASKMLSGNFYAFLTHFYNKESKELVVNLEDEIMRGCLLTQGGKIIHERFKGQ, encoded by the coding sequence ATGAAGAAAATACTGGTATGTCGGGAGACGGATGAACGCGAAACACGAGTATCGCTCATACCTGACGACATAAAAAGGCTCATATCCATGGGGTATGAGGTGAAAGTAACCCGCGGAGCGGGAGAAAAAAGCGGCTTCAATGACGAGGCGTATGAGAAGGCAGGCGCTGTTCTTGTATCCTCGAATGAAGCGGGATATGAGGGCAGCGAAATTATTCTGAGGATAATGAAGCCTGAGTCTGCGGCAGGTATACCTTCGGGTGCGCTGCATCTTAGCTATCTTGACCCCTTCAATGAGAAGGAACTGTTAAACGATTTCGCTAAGTCGTGTGTTCAGGCAGTATCACTGGAAATGATACCAAGAACCACATTAGCCCAGAAAATGGACGTTCAGTCTTCACAGACCTCACTGGCAGGATATACAGCTGTAGTTAATGCAGCAGCGAAACTTCCGAAGATCCTGCCTATGATGGTGACACCCTCGGGTACTATACAGCCTGCAAGAGTTTTCATAATCGGTGTCGGCGTTGCAGGTCTTCAGGCTATCGCAACTGCTAAAAGACTGGGCGCGAGAGTTGATGCTTTCGATACACGTCCTGTAGTTGAGGAGCAGGTAAAGTCCCTTGGTGCGTCGTTTGTTAAGATCGACCTGGGTGAGATGGGGCAGACTGATCAGGGTTACGCTAAGGAACTCACCCCCGAGCAGATCGCTAAACAGCAGGAAGCTCAGGCTAAGGTATGCGAAAGAAGCGATATCGTTATAACCACCGCAAAGGTTTTCGGAAGAAAGGCTCCGCGTCTTATCGGCAAGGATGTTCTTGACAGGATGAAGAAGGGTGCTATCGTTGTGGATATGGCAGTATCTACGGGCGGAAACGTTGAAGGCTCAAAGCTTTTCGAGGACGTTGTGACCGAAAACGGAGTAACCATAATGTGCGGAGATATGCTGGAAAGACAGGTGCCATACGATGCATCGAAAATGCTTTCGGGCAATTTCTATGCGTTCCTGACACATTTCTACAACAAGGAGAGCAAGGAGCTCGTTGTTAACCTTGAGGACGAAATAATGCGCGGATGCTTGCTCACACAGGGCGGAAAGATCATCCACGAGCGTTTCAAGGGTCAATAA
- a CDS encoding NAD(P)(+) transhydrogenase (Re/Si-specific) subunit beta: MNTDTLRTVCTTIFYMISSVLFIRGIKLLGKADTARKGNLMSSVGMLIAVVTVLFEKQVTSTITYGPAQNAYVWVVAAIVLGGAIGAVWAKKVEMTGMPQLVALFNGFGGLSSLLVALTQYMTDDNINIFSSIALGLTIAIGAIAFTGSIVAWGKLSGKMFKKNVTIPAKNAINGLLAVVGLVGVVIYSLSIAGVVDASLGNIGIIIVTAAYLILGLTMVVAIGGGDMPVIISLLNAFSGLAAAFAGLSISNSVLVVSGCLVGTSGLILTLIMCKAMNRTLYALLFSSFGAAKKGAAGEQKEPKSMSVEDAYLILEAASSVVFIPGYGMAVAQAQHAVKELCDKLEANGAEVNFAIHPVAGRMPGHMNVLLAEANVPYEQLKTADEMNPQMSNTDVAIVIGANDVVNPSAINDESSPLYGMPIINAYEARTVFVLKRGKGTGFSGVENPLFTNDNTVMIYGDAKNTVAQLVSEFEE, from the coding sequence GTGAATACAGATACTTTGCGCACAGTGTGTACGACAATATTCTACATGATATCGTCCGTACTTTTTATAAGAGGCATAAAGCTTCTTGGTAAGGCAGACACCGCAAGAAAGGGCAATCTGATGTCCTCGGTGGGTATGCTTATAGCAGTAGTTACAGTGCTTTTTGAAAAGCAGGTGACATCAACGATAACCTACGGTCCGGCGCAGAACGCCTATGTATGGGTGGTCGCAGCCATAGTTCTCGGCGGTGCCATAGGTGCTGTATGGGCAAAGAAGGTCGAGATGACAGGTATGCCTCAGCTGGTTGCACTGTTCAACGGCTTCGGAGGACTGTCCAGTTTACTGGTCGCATTGACACAGTACATGACCGATGATAATATAAATATATTTTCATCAATAGCCCTTGGTCTGACCATAGCAATAGGTGCGATAGCATTCACAGGCTCCATAGTTGCATGGGGAAAGCTGAGCGGCAAGATGTTCAAGAAAAACGTGACCATACCTGCAAAGAACGCAATAAACGGTCTGCTGGCAGTCGTTGGTCTTGTGGGAGTAGTTATCTACTCGCTGAGCATCGCGGGTGTTGTTGATGCATCACTCGGAAACATTGGTATAATCATTGTTACAGCGGCATACCTGATACTCGGTCTGACCATGGTAGTTGCTATCGGCGGCGGCGATATGCCTGTTATAATCTCACTGCTGAACGCATTCTCGGGACTTGCAGCTGCATTCGCAGGACTTTCCATTTCAAACTCCGTGCTGGTAGTTTCGGGTTGTCTGGTAGGTACATCTGGACTTATCCTGACCCTCATCATGTGCAAGGCTATGAACAGAACACTTTACGCACTGCTTTTCAGCAGCTTCGGTGCTGCCAAGAAGGGTGCAGCAGGCGAGCAGAAAGAGCCGAAATCCATGTCTGTTGAAGATGCATATCTTATTCTTGAAGCTGCAAGCAGTGTAGTATTCATCCCCGGTTACGGCATGGCAGTTGCGCAGGCACAGCACGCAGTCAAGGAGCTTTGCGACAAGCTTGAGGCAAACGGCGCTGAGGTAAACTTTGCTATCCACCCTGTTGCAGGACGTATGCCCGGTCACATGAACGTACTTCTTGCGGAGGCAAACGTACCTTACGAGCAGCTGAAAACTGCCGATGAGATGAATCCGCAGATGTCAAACACCGATGTTGCCATTGTTATCGGTGCAAACGACGTTGTAAATCCCTCTGCGATCAACGATGAGAGCTCTCCTCTTTACGGTATGCCCATAATCAACGCATACGAGGCAAGGACAGTTTTCGTGCTGAAGCGCGGCAAGGGTACAGGTTTCTCGGGTGTTGAGAATCCGCTGTTCACAAATGACAACACTGTTATGATCTACGGTGATGCAAAGAATACTGTGGCTCAGCTGGTCAGTGAGTTTGAGGAATAA